A section of the Burkholderia mallei ATCC 23344 genome encodes:
- a CDS encoding DUF799 domain-containing protein — MFKFITARRLAAASVLALLAACAAPAKHVDYTAFKKSQPRAILLLPPQNDTSDVKATYGLLSQMTRPVAEAGYYVVPVAVMEETFKQNGLTNAADIQTVSPAKLRDIFGADAALYTTVTQYGSVYTVLDSTTVVSASAKLVDLRTGDLLWQGSGRATGKELGSNVDFSGFGLIATLAQAAVKQIAHTLSDDAVDVAGLTSGRMLSAGQPNGLLYGPRSPKYGTD; from the coding sequence ATGTTCAAGTTCATTACCGCGCGGCGCCTGGCGGCCGCGTCCGTGCTGGCGCTGCTCGCCGCATGCGCCGCGCCCGCGAAGCATGTCGACTACACGGCATTCAAGAAGAGCCAGCCGCGCGCGATCCTGCTGCTGCCGCCGCAGAACGACACGTCGGACGTGAAGGCGACCTACGGCCTGCTGTCGCAGATGACGCGGCCCGTCGCCGAAGCGGGCTACTACGTCGTGCCCGTCGCCGTGATGGAGGAGACCTTCAAGCAGAACGGCCTGACGAACGCCGCCGACATCCAGACCGTATCGCCCGCGAAGCTGCGCGACATTTTCGGCGCGGACGCGGCGCTGTACACGACGGTCACGCAGTACGGCTCCGTCTACACGGTGCTCGACAGCACGACGGTCGTGTCCGCGTCCGCGAAGCTCGTCGACTTGCGCACCGGCGACCTGCTGTGGCAGGGCAGCGGCCGCGCGACCGGCAAGGAACTCGGCTCCAACGTGGATTTCAGCGGCTTCGGGTTGATCGCGACGCTCGCGCAGGCGGCCGTCAAGCAGATCGCGCACACGCTGAGCGACGACGCAGTCGACGTGGCGGGGCTCACGAGCGGCCGGATGCTGTCGGCCGGCCAGCCGAACGGCCTGCTGTACGGCCCGCGTTCGCCGAAGTACGGGACGGATTGA
- a CDS encoding DUF4810 domain-containing protein, producing MKKTFKTGAWLPVAAAGVLLAGCAANQPKPLYQWDGYQPQVYEYFKGQKSPEDQIDALEKALQQIRAKGNRPPPGFEAHLGMLYASVGKEQQAEQSFQAEKASFPESSPFMDFLLKKKAAAPQAKPSAPAQPQTQTQTQAQQ from the coding sequence ATGAAGAAGACCTTCAAGACGGGAGCCTGGCTGCCGGTCGCGGCAGCCGGCGTGCTGCTCGCGGGCTGCGCGGCGAATCAGCCGAAGCCGCTCTATCAATGGGACGGCTATCAGCCGCAAGTCTACGAATACTTCAAGGGGCAAAAGAGCCCCGAGGACCAGATCGACGCGCTCGAGAAGGCGCTGCAGCAGATCCGCGCAAAGGGCAACCGCCCGCCGCCCGGCTTCGAGGCGCATCTCGGCATGCTATACGCGAGCGTCGGCAAGGAGCAGCAGGCCGAGCAGTCGTTCCAGGCCGAGAAGGCGTCGTTTCCCGAATCGTCGCCGTTCATGGATTTCCTGCTGAAGAAGAAAGCCGCCGCGCCGCAAGCGAAGCCGTCAGCGCCCGCGCAGCCGCAAACCCAAACCCAAACGCAGGCGCAACAATGA
- a CDS encoding CsgG/HfaB family protein: MACLAASAIVALSGCATEASRTLPVPPSASAQKPFAGKPVGIAVGKFDNRSSYMRGIFTDGVDRLGGQAKTILVTQLQQSRRFNVLDRENLDEIKQEAAFMKKAQAVKGANYVVTGDVTEFGRKEVGDQQLFGILGRGKSQIAYAKVNLNIVDTTTSEVVLSSQGAGEYSLSNREIIGFGGTAGYDSTLNGKVLDLAIQDAVNHLVEQVDAGALASGK; this comes from the coding sequence CTGGCGTGCCTCGCGGCATCGGCCATCGTCGCATTGTCCGGCTGCGCGACCGAGGCGTCGCGCACGCTGCCCGTGCCGCCGTCGGCGAGCGCGCAGAAGCCGTTCGCCGGCAAGCCGGTCGGCATCGCGGTCGGCAAGTTCGACAACCGTTCGAGCTACATGCGCGGCATCTTCACCGACGGCGTCGACCGCCTGGGCGGCCAGGCGAAGACGATCCTCGTCACGCAGCTCCAGCAGAGCCGCCGCTTCAACGTGCTCGATCGCGAGAACCTCGACGAGATCAAGCAGGAAGCCGCGTTCATGAAGAAAGCGCAGGCGGTGAAGGGCGCGAACTATGTCGTGACGGGCGACGTCACCGAGTTCGGCCGCAAGGAAGTCGGCGATCAGCAGCTGTTCGGCATTCTCGGCCGCGGCAAGAGCCAGATCGCGTACGCGAAGGTGAATCTGAACATCGTCGACACGACGACGTCGGAAGTCGTTCTGTCCAGCCAGGGCGCGGGCGAATACAGCCTGTCGAACCGCGAGATCATCGGCTTCGGCGGCACGGCCGGCTACGACTCGACGCTCAACGGCAAGGTGCTCGATCTCGCGATCCAGGACGCGGTCAATCACCTCGTCGAACAGGTCGACGCGGGCGCGCTCGCGTCCGGCAAGTAG
- a CDS encoding alpha/beta fold hydrolase has protein sequence MPFVTIDGQPLHYQIRGAGAPVLFGHSYLWDSSMWEPQLDALSKSYRVIAPDLWGHGRSGPLPDGTRSLDDLARQMSELLDHLDIDTCSIVGLSVGGMWAVPLAHRAPQRIDRLVLMDTYVGVEPDATRNQYFQMLEAIDAQGAIPAPLLDAIVPIFFRPGIDPASELPTGFRRALQAFTTERLRDSVIPLGKITFGREDARAQLSALPADRTLVMCGANDVARPPEEADEIAALIGCEKAFVPNAGHISNLENPAFVTQALSDWLGRGAARA, from the coding sequence ATGCCTTTCGTCACGATCGATGGCCAGCCCCTGCACTATCAGATCAGGGGCGCCGGCGCGCCCGTCCTGTTCGGACACAGCTACCTGTGGGATTCGTCGATGTGGGAGCCGCAGCTCGACGCGCTCTCGAAGTCGTACCGCGTGATCGCGCCGGACCTGTGGGGACACGGCCGGTCCGGCCCGCTGCCCGACGGCACGCGCAGCCTCGACGATCTCGCGAGACAGATGAGCGAGCTCCTCGATCACCTCGACATCGACACCTGCTCGATCGTCGGGCTATCGGTGGGCGGCATGTGGGCGGTGCCGCTCGCGCATCGCGCGCCGCAACGCATCGATCGTCTCGTGCTGATGGATACCTACGTCGGCGTCGAGCCCGACGCGACGCGCAACCAGTACTTCCAGATGCTCGAGGCCATCGACGCGCAAGGCGCGATTCCGGCGCCGCTGCTCGACGCGATCGTGCCGATCTTCTTCCGCCCCGGCATCGATCCGGCGAGCGAGCTGCCCACGGGCTTCCGGCGCGCGCTGCAGGCGTTCACGACCGAGCGGCTGCGCGACTCGGTGATACCGCTCGGCAAGATCACGTTCGGCCGCGAAGACGCGCGCGCGCAACTGAGCGCGCTGCCGGCGGACCGCACGCTCGTGATGTGCGGCGCGAACGACGTCGCGCGGCCGCCCGAGGAAGCCGACGAAATCGCGGCGCTCATCGGCTGCGAAAAGGCGTTCGTGCCGAATGCCGGACATATCTCGAATCTCGAGAATCCGGCATTCGTCACGCAGGCGCTGAGCGATTGGCTCGGGCGCGGCGCGGCCCGCGCGTGA
- a CDS encoding methyl-accepting chemotaxis protein, whose protein sequence is MLSSIRSRILVACLAIVIGSLVINTALNYFVANRYNRESISQNLSAVLTGHEAGIADWVASKTQMIVSVEDAAISPDPIPALKQIAAAGGFTNVYVGYADKTAKFSDPTGIPPDYDPTGRPWYKQAAQAGKPVVTPPYVDVGTGKLVVAFAAPIMRDGALKGVVSGDVAMDSVIANVKAIHPTPGSFGMLVDRSGHIVAHADSKLTLKPVTDLSDDLSIDALAAASADENAAPIDAHVAGAAKLMRARAVPGTDWLTVVALDKSDVTAGMHSLLLVSIGTLVALAAVAALIVGAITGVAFRGLARIRDAMESIGSGTGDLTQRLPDSGRDEVAQIARSFNAFVSKLQEVMRVIRDASESVRHAAGEIASGNHDLSRRTESAAASLQQTAASIEEITSTVTQSAGAARQANDIATNAASVASRGGTVVSDVVSTMHEIEGASGKIADIIGVIDGIAFQTNILALNAAVEAARAGEEGRGFAVVAGEVRSLAQRSAQAAKEIKALIDSSVTSVSTGATLVQQAGQTMSDIVGTVSNVTTIMREISNAADEQTRGIQEVNRAVAQLDEMVQQNAALVEQSAAAASALQTQAVELADAVGQFKVA, encoded by the coding sequence ATGCTCTCCTCGATCCGGTCCCGCATTCTCGTCGCGTGCCTCGCCATCGTCATCGGCTCGCTCGTCATCAACACGGCGCTCAACTATTTCGTCGCCAACCGCTATAACCGCGAGTCCATCAGCCAGAACCTCAGCGCGGTGCTGACCGGCCACGAAGCCGGCATCGCCGATTGGGTCGCGTCGAAGACGCAGATGATCGTGTCGGTCGAAGACGCCGCGATCTCGCCGGATCCGATTCCGGCGCTCAAGCAGATCGCCGCCGCCGGCGGGTTCACCAATGTCTATGTCGGCTACGCGGACAAGACCGCGAAATTCTCCGATCCCACCGGTATTCCGCCCGACTACGATCCGACCGGCCGCCCGTGGTACAAGCAGGCCGCGCAGGCGGGCAAGCCGGTCGTCACGCCGCCCTATGTCGACGTCGGCACGGGCAAGCTCGTCGTCGCGTTCGCCGCGCCGATCATGCGCGACGGCGCGCTGAAGGGCGTCGTGTCCGGCGACGTCGCGATGGACAGCGTGATCGCGAACGTCAAGGCGATCCACCCGACGCCCGGCAGTTTCGGGATGCTCGTCGACCGCAGCGGCCATATCGTCGCGCATGCCGATTCGAAGCTCACGCTCAAGCCCGTCACCGATCTCTCCGACGATTTGAGCATCGACGCGCTCGCCGCGGCGTCGGCCGACGAGAACGCCGCGCCGATCGACGCGCACGTCGCGGGCGCGGCGAAGCTGATGCGCGCGCGCGCCGTGCCGGGTACCGACTGGCTGACCGTCGTCGCGCTCGACAAGTCCGATGTGACGGCCGGCATGCATTCGCTGCTGCTCGTCTCGATCGGCACGCTCGTCGCGCTTGCCGCCGTCGCCGCGCTGATCGTCGGCGCGATCACGGGCGTCGCGTTCCGCGGGCTCGCGCGCATTCGCGACGCGATGGAATCGATCGGCTCCGGCACGGGCGATCTGACGCAGCGCCTGCCCGATAGCGGCCGCGACGAAGTGGCGCAGATCGCGCGCTCGTTCAACGCGTTCGTCAGCAAGCTGCAGGAGGTGATGCGCGTGATCCGCGACGCGAGCGAATCGGTGCGGCATGCGGCGGGCGAGATCGCGTCGGGCAATCACGATCTGTCGCGCCGCACGGAATCGGCGGCGGCGAGCCTGCAGCAGACGGCCGCGTCGATCGAGGAGATCACGTCGACGGTCACGCAATCGGCAGGCGCCGCGCGCCAGGCGAACGACATCGCGACGAACGCGGCGAGCGTCGCGTCGCGCGGCGGCACGGTCGTGTCCGACGTCGTGTCGACGATGCACGAGATCGAAGGCGCGTCCGGCAAGATCGCCGACATCATCGGCGTGATCGACGGCATCGCGTTCCAGACCAATATCCTCGCGCTGAACGCGGCCGTCGAGGCGGCGCGCGCGGGCGAGGAGGGGCGCGGCTTCGCGGTGGTCGCGGGCGAGGTGCGCTCGCTCGCGCAGCGCAGCGCGCAGGCGGCGAAGGAAATCAAGGCGCTGATCGATTCGAGCGTGACGAGCGTGTCGACGGGCGCCACGCTCGTCCAGCAGGCCGGGCAGACGATGAGCGACATCGTCGGCACGGTTTCGAACGTGACGACGATCATGCGCGAGATCTCGAATGCCGCCGACGAACAGACGCGCGGCATCCAGGAAGTGAATCGCGCGGTCGCGCAGCTCGACGAGATGGTTCAGCAGAACGCGGCGCTCGTCGAGCAGTCGGCCGCGGCCGCCTCGGCGTTGCAGACTCAGGCGGTCGAGCTCGCCGATGCGGTCGGGCAGTTCAAGGTCGCGTGA
- a CDS encoding BBE domain-containing protein: protein MSYVYVDGADPRHSTLQKGFNLRWPPTAEAGAAAIYVCRTADDVIAASCDALAKGCRITVRSGGHCYEGFVANRLPDDHGRPFAIIDLGLMSGFDIDDRGQIASPFDAAGAPRYRVRVAAGRQNWDGYVGLYKTMGKTLPGGSCYSVGAGGYIVGGGYGLLSRLHGLTVDWLTGVDILTPAAGGALGAKHVHSGSTDPAERALFIACRGGGGGNFGVILNYYFNALPNAPRTAYWLTLAYDWSHFTQASFGRFLQTYWDWFSRNDANWNAADPALANGGLFTLLKLQHRSAGPIVLAIQYTGKDGTVGGPEDAPFIDFVDTMNAAANRLPVVWDRFIAPNLPALGHPLAGLRIAHAARSALKMDWLYLTQTINTSGANRRGKYKSAYQIGNFGETEVDALWRYLNGADDPRLSQTLVQIDSYGGCVNANDESANPTSVYQRRSLLKSQYQTYWTNPADDAFHVEWLHDLFSAVHADQGGKPYRDASGRYEGCYINYPDIDMKYLGSDPAQIDPRWLDLYYGEKAASLIATKRSVDPSNLFMHEMSIPLTPPLG from the coding sequence ATGTCCTATGTGTACGTCGACGGTGCCGATCCCCGTCATTCGACGCTTCAAAAGGGCTTCAACCTGCGCTGGCCGCCGACGGCCGAGGCCGGCGCGGCGGCGATCTATGTCTGCCGCACGGCGGACGACGTGATCGCGGCGTCGTGCGACGCGCTCGCGAAAGGTTGCCGGATCACGGTGCGCAGCGGCGGGCACTGCTATGAGGGGTTCGTCGCGAACCGGCTGCCGGACGACCACGGGCGGCCGTTCGCGATCATCGATCTCGGCCTGATGTCGGGGTTCGATATCGATGATCGCGGGCAGATCGCGTCGCCGTTCGATGCGGCGGGCGCGCCGCGCTATCGGGTTCGCGTCGCGGCGGGCCGCCAGAACTGGGACGGCTATGTCGGCCTGTACAAGACCATGGGCAAGACGCTGCCCGGTGGCTCGTGCTATTCGGTCGGCGCAGGCGGCTATATCGTCGGCGGCGGGTATGGGCTGCTCTCGCGTCTGCACGGGCTGACGGTCGACTGGCTGACGGGCGTCGATATCCTCACGCCCGCCGCCGGCGGCGCGCTCGGCGCGAAGCACGTGCATTCCGGCAGCACCGATCCGGCGGAACGGGCGCTCTTCATCGCATGTCGCGGCGGGGGCGGCGGCAACTTCGGCGTGATCCTGAACTACTACTTCAACGCGCTTCCCAACGCGCCGCGTACCGCGTATTGGCTGACGCTCGCGTATGACTGGTCGCACTTCACGCAAGCGAGCTTCGGCCGTTTCCTCCAAACCTACTGGGATTGGTTCAGCCGCAACGACGCGAACTGGAACGCCGCGGACCCGGCGCTCGCCAATGGCGGGTTGTTCACGCTTCTGAAACTGCAGCATCGCTCGGCCGGGCCGATCGTGCTCGCGATCCAGTACACGGGCAAGGACGGAACGGTGGGCGGCCCGGAGGATGCGCCGTTCATCGATTTCGTCGACACGATGAATGCGGCGGCGAATCGTCTGCCCGTCGTCTGGGACCGGTTCATCGCGCCGAATCTGCCGGCGCTCGGCCACCCGCTGGCCGGCCTGCGCATCGCGCACGCGGCGCGGAGCGCATTGAAGATGGACTGGCTGTATCTGACGCAGACGATCAACACGTCGGGCGCGAACCGGCGCGGCAAGTACAAGTCCGCCTATCAGATCGGCAATTTCGGCGAGACCGAGGTCGACGCGCTGTGGCGATATCTGAACGGCGCGGACGATCCGCGCCTGAGCCAGACGCTCGTGCAGATCGATTCGTACGGCGGCTGCGTAAACGCGAACGACGAAAGCGCGAATCCGACGTCGGTCTATCAGCGCCGTTCGCTGCTGAAATCGCAGTACCAAACCTACTGGACGAATCCCGCCGACGACGCCTTCCACGTCGAATGGCTGCACGATCTGTTCTCCGCGGTGCACGCGGATCAGGGCGGCAAGCCGTACCGCGACGCGAGCGGCCGCTACGAAGGCTGCTACATCAACTATCCGGACATCGACATGAAGTATCTCGGCAGCGATCCGGCGCAGATCGATCCGAGGTGGCTCGATCTGTACTACGGCGAGAAGGCCGCATCGCTGATCGCGACGAAGCGCTCGGTCGATCCGTCGAATCTGTTCATGCACGAGATGTCGATTCCGCTGACGCCGCCGCTTGGTTGA
- a CDS encoding lytic polysaccharide monooxygenase auxiliary activity family 9 protein yields MSTTDSRSATKSSSISPRHGRVITPESRAVYLYEAGRLDFGQVNELEGGKFFPATQSGLRDPDAPDDVANGMPPRDGEIASGGRTADARAQLNEPDSVAHWQKHAVRSGQSLQISWSYSMPHKTRRWTYWITKPGWDTQARLARAHFEPDPLKVYLNTYQPYWGPDADKELIPQGETIHEFNLPTRTGYHVLLAVWDVADTANAFYQVIDLNFA; encoded by the coding sequence ATGAGCACTACCGATTCGAGAAGCGCAACGAAGTCTTCGTCCATTTCTCCGCGGCATGGCCGCGTCATCACGCCCGAGTCGCGCGCCGTGTATCTCTACGAAGCAGGAAGGCTCGATTTCGGGCAGGTCAATGAGCTGGAGGGCGGCAAGTTCTTTCCCGCGACCCAAAGCGGGCTCAGAGATCCGGACGCGCCGGACGACGTCGCCAACGGCATGCCGCCGCGCGACGGCGAAATCGCGAGCGGCGGGCGCACGGCGGATGCCCGCGCGCAACTCAACGAACCCGATTCCGTTGCGCATTGGCAGAAACACGCGGTGCGATCGGGGCAATCGCTGCAAATCTCGTGGTCGTATTCGATGCCGCACAAGACGCGGCGCTGGACTTACTGGATCACGAAGCCGGGATGGGACACCCAGGCGCGGCTTGCGCGCGCGCATTTCGAGCCCGATCCGCTGAAGGTCTACCTGAACACGTATCAGCCGTACTGGGGGCCGGATGCGGACAAGGAGTTGATCCCCCAGGGCGAGACGATTCATGAATTCAACCTGCCGACTCGCACCGGCTATCACGTACTGCTCGCGGTGTGGGACGTCGCCGATACCGCCAACGCGTTCTATCAGGTGATCGATCTGAATTTCGCGTGA
- a CDS encoding VF_A0006 family four-cysteine protein, whose translation MHPIVRRLLLVAVFSPLSAAAFNEEQGYNQCILNALRGSRNPTATGLMRNACDQLYRNWAMLQPRDRAYHTCILDSLGDVKDTYAVQQLAAACSRQSEGAGPTFK comes from the coding sequence ATGCATCCGATCGTAAGGCGTCTATTGCTCGTCGCTGTTTTCAGCCCGCTCTCGGCTGCGGCGTTCAACGAGGAGCAGGGGTACAACCAATGCATCCTCAACGCGTTGCGAGGAAGCCGGAATCCGACCGCGACAGGCCTCATGCGCAATGCATGTGACCAGCTCTATCGAAACTGGGCGATGCTTCAGCCGCGCGATCGCGCCTATCACACGTGCATTCTGGATAGCCTCGGGGACGTGAAGGACACTTACGCCGTGCAGCAACTCGCCGCGGCCTGTTCTCGACAGAGCGAAGGCGCAGGCCCCACGTTCAAGTAG
- a CDS encoding IS3-like element IS407 family transposase (programmed frameshift), producing the protein MKKRFTEQQIIGFLKEAEAGMPVKELCRKHGFSDASFYTWRAKFGGMEVSEARRLKGLEVENARLKKLLAEAMLDMEALKVVVKGKPLSPQAKREAVLAIREKVNISERRACRLVGLSRSVLHYDAKPDHENEVLAARLVKLAHERRRFGYRRLHALVEREGTHANHKRIYRLYREAGLAVRRRRKRHGVMIEREQLALPGAPNEVWSIDFVMDALSNGRRVKCLTVVDDFTKEAVDIVVDHGISGLYVARALDRAARFRGYPKAVRTDQGPEFTSRALDQWAYANGVTLKLIQAGKPTQNAYIESFNGKFRDECLNEHWFTTLAHARAVIAAWRQDYNEQRPHSALNYLAPSEFAAKHRATADAPAAFQELV; encoded by the exons ATGAAGAAGCGCTTTACGGAACAGCAAATCATCGGGTTTCTGAAGGAAGCCGAGGCCGGTATGCCGGTCAAGGAACTGTGCAGGAAGCATGGGTTCAGTGACGCGTCGTTCTACACCTGGCGCGCGAAGTTCGGCGGCATGGAAGTCTCGGAAGCCCGCCGGCTCAAGGGCCTCGAGGTGGAGAATGCCCGACTGAAGAAACTGCTGGCCGAAGCAATGCTCGATATGGAAGCGTTGAAGGTTGTCGTCAAGGGAAAGC CCCTGAGCCCGCAAGCCAAACGCGAAGCAGTGTTGGCGATTCGGGAGAAGGTCAACATCTCCGAGCGCCGCGCCTGCCGGCTTGTCGGGCTTTCTCGCAGCGTGCTGCATTACGACGCGAAGCCGGACCACGAGAATGAGGTGCTCGCGGCGCGTCTGGTGAAGTTGGCGCACGAACGTCGTCGATTCGGCTACCGCCGACTGCACGCCCTGGTGGAACGCGAAGGCACGCACGCCAATCACAAGCGCATCTATCGCCTGTACCGTGAGGCAGGGCTGGCTGTGCGGCGCCGTCGCAAGCGCCACGGCGTCATGATTGAGCGCGAGCAACTGGCATTGCCGGGCGCACCCAACGAGGTATGGTCAATCGATTTCGTGATGGATGCGCTTTCCAACGGCCGGCGCGTGAAGTGCCTGACCGTCGTCGACGATTTCACGAAAGAGGCTGTCGACATCGTCGTCGACCATGGCATCTCAGGTTTGTATGTCGCTCGGGCATTGGACCGTGCAGCTCGCTTCCGTGGCTATCCCAAGGCGGTGCGAACAGACCAGGGACCCGAATTTACGAGCCGCGCGCTTGACCAGTGGGCGTATGCGAACGGCGTCACGCTGAAGTTGATTCAGGCGGGCAAGCCCACGCAGAATGCGTACATCGAATCGTTCAACGGCAAGTTCCGCGACGAATGCCTTAACGAGCACTGGTTCACGACGCTCGCGCACGCTCGGGCAGTCATCGCGGCATGGCGTCAGGACTACAACGAGCAAAGGCCGCACAGCGCACTGAACTACCTTGCGCCGTCAGAGTTTGCGGCGAAACATCGGGCAACCGCGGACGCTCCTGCCGCTTTCCAGGAGTTGGTTTAA
- a CDS encoding branched-chain amino acid ABC transporter substrate-binding protein has translation MNIKMQKLLPISAAAMLLAAAATNAAADQVVKIGHVAPLTGGIAHLGKDTENGARLAVEEINAKGLTIGGQKVTLQLDAQDDAADPRTATQVAQKLVDDKVVAVVGHLNSGTSIPASKIYSDAGIVQISPSATNPAYTQQGFKTTYRVVATDAQQGPALANYARSKGVKSVAVVDDSTAYGQGLANEFEKKAKALGLKVVSHDATNDKAVDFRAILTKIKGENPDAVMYGGMDATGGPFAKQAKQLGLRAKIFAGDGVCTEKLADLAGDATDNVVCSEAGASLEKMPGGAAFKAKYEKRFGQPIQIYAPFTYDAVYIIVDAMKRANSTDPAKIVAAMPKTNYTGVIGTTTFDSKGDLQHGVISLYDYKGGKKTFLDEVKM, from the coding sequence ATGAATATCAAGATGCAAAAGCTGCTGCCGATCAGCGCGGCGGCTATGCTGTTGGCCGCAGCCGCCACGAACGCTGCCGCCGACCAAGTCGTCAAGATCGGCCATGTCGCACCGTTGACGGGCGGGATCGCCCACCTTGGTAAGGACACCGAAAATGGTGCGCGCCTCGCGGTCGAGGAGATCAACGCGAAGGGACTCACGATCGGCGGCCAGAAGGTGACGCTCCAGCTCGATGCACAGGACGACGCGGCCGACCCGCGCACCGCGACGCAGGTCGCGCAGAAGCTCGTCGACGACAAGGTCGTCGCGGTCGTCGGCCACCTGAACTCGGGTACCTCGATTCCGGCCTCGAAGATCTACAGCGATGCGGGCATCGTGCAGATCTCGCCGTCGGCGACGAACCCGGCTTACACGCAGCAAGGTTTCAAGACGACCTACCGCGTCGTCGCGACCGACGCGCAGCAGGGCCCGGCGCTCGCGAACTACGCGCGCTCGAAGGGCGTGAAGAGCGTCGCCGTCGTCGACGATTCGACGGCCTACGGCCAGGGCCTCGCGAACGAATTCGAGAAGAAGGCGAAGGCGCTCGGCCTGAAGGTGGTGTCGCACGACGCGACGAACGACAAGGCGGTCGACTTCCGCGCGATCCTGACGAAGATCAAGGGTGAAAATCCGGACGCCGTGATGTACGGCGGCATGGACGCGACGGGCGGCCCGTTCGCGAAGCAGGCGAAGCAGCTCGGCCTGCGCGCGAAGATCTTCGCGGGCGACGGCGTCTGCACGGAAAAGCTCGCGGATCTCGCGGGCGATGCGACCGACAACGTCGTGTGCTCGGAGGCGGGCGCGTCGCTCGAGAAGATGCCGGGCGGCGCGGCATTCAAGGCGAAGTACGAGAAGCGTTTCGGCCAGCCGATCCAGATCTACGCGCCGTTTACGTATGACGCGGTGTACATCATCGTCGACGCGATGAAGCGCGCGAACTCGACGGATCCGGCGAAGATCGTCGCGGCGATGCCGAAGACGAACTACACCGGCGTGATCGGCACGACGACCTTCGATTCGAAGGGCGACCTGCAGCATGGCGTGATCTCGCTGTACGACTACAAGGGCGGCAAGAAGACGTTCCTGGATGAAGTGAAGATGTAA
- a CDS encoding MFS transporter: MSDQPPDLASPASAHRRLPASARHRARAATMALFFVAGMMYASWGVHVPTVRDKFALSPALLSFALLAVAIGSIVAMTTNARWIARVGSRTACLAGGLAMSASGALILVVPTYPLLLAVLALFGFSMATLDVAVNAEASAVESAFGKPIMSMLHGMFSVGGMAGAAAGGALLSAGMASAVHLGLAALASALVLALACPAVLPHVPHTAAADGAPRVNRWRSPALWALGAIALVALIAEGAMYDWATVYMRDVVLASPAFSSAAYAAFSGGMAAARFAGDAVRARFGAPQLVCASATLACVGMIAALALPSPFVALAGFTLMGLGLANMMPVLFAAAARIDGIHAAEGLAHVAGLAYFGLLFGPVAIGAVTQAANLSVGLSIVALCAALVAIVAPKVLSRLKI; this comes from the coding sequence GTGTCCGACCAGCCGCCCGATCTCGCCTCGCCCGCCTCAGCCCATCGCCGGCTTCCCGCCTCCGCCCGCCACCGCGCGCGGGCGGCCACGATGGCGCTTTTCTTCGTCGCCGGCATGATGTACGCGTCATGGGGCGTGCACGTGCCGACGGTGCGCGACAAGTTCGCGCTGTCGCCCGCGCTGCTGTCGTTCGCACTCCTCGCGGTCGCGATCGGCTCGATCGTCGCGATGACGACCAACGCGCGCTGGATCGCGCGCGTCGGATCGCGCACCGCCTGCCTCGCCGGCGGCCTCGCGATGTCCGCGAGCGGCGCGCTGATCCTCGTCGTGCCGACCTACCCGCTGCTGCTCGCGGTGCTCGCGCTGTTCGGCTTCTCGATGGCGACGCTCGACGTGGCGGTGAACGCCGAGGCGAGCGCCGTCGAATCGGCATTCGGCAAACCGATCATGTCGATGCTGCACGGCATGTTCAGCGTCGGCGGGATGGCGGGCGCAGCGGCGGGCGGCGCGCTGCTGTCGGCCGGCATGGCGAGCGCCGTGCATCTCGGGCTCGCCGCGCTCGCGAGCGCGCTCGTGCTCGCGCTTGCGTGCCCGGCCGTGCTGCCGCATGTCCCGCACACGGCCGCCGCGGACGGCGCCCCGCGCGTGAACCGCTGGCGCTCGCCCGCGCTGTGGGCGCTCGGCGCCATCGCGCTCGTCGCGTTGATCGCCGAAGGCGCGATGTACGACTGGGCGACTGTTTACATGCGCGACGTCGTCCTCGCGTCGCCGGCGTTCTCGAGCGCCGCCTATGCGGCGTTCTCGGGCGGCATGGCCGCCGCGCGCTTCGCGGGCGATGCGGTTCGCGCGCGCTTCGGCGCCCCGCAGCTCGTCTGCGCGAGCGCGACGCTCGCGTGCGTCGGCATGATCGCCGCGCTCGCGCTGCCGTCCCCCTTCGTCGCGCTCGCGGGCTTCACGCTGATGGGCCTCGGCCTCGCCAACATGATGCCCGTGCTGTTCGCCGCCGCCGCGCGGATCGACGGCATTCACGCGGCCGAAGGGCTCGCGCACGTCGCGGGACTCGCGTACTTCGGGCTGCTGTTCGGTCCGGTCGCGATCGGCGCGGTCACGCAGGCGGCCAACCTGTCGGTCGGGCTGTCGATCGTCGCTCTGTGCGCGGCGCTCGTCGCAATCGTCGCGCCGAAGGTGCTGAGCCGGCTGAAAATCTGA